In Salisediminibacterium beveridgei, one DNA window encodes the following:
- a CDS encoding carbon storage regulator: MLVLQTKPGEEIRIGESIVIRVVENRKGQLRLAIDAPREVKIDRGERIQAAVQDVS; this comes from the coding sequence GTGCTGGTACTTCAAACTAAACCGGGTGAGGAAATTCGTATTGGTGAATCGATCGTCATTCGCGTGGTTGAAAACCGTAAAGGGCAGTTGCGTCTGGCCATTGATGCACCAAGAGAAGTGAAGATCGACAGAGGAGAGAGAATTCAGGCAGCTGTGCAGGATGTGAGCTGA
- a CDS encoding sugar-transfer associated ATP-grasp domain-containing protein: MSNKRELEIKLINQSIKAIHFSVDSLNNEAYSDAIEMYNTVLKAYDSLIKLYEDYEGKNTYIPDQLRSIEADHKSVIKAFEKGEWRGLSNRIHSTILSTYKTLLETSLELKEFEEKNVNVYDKYYGMFKEAGYLENVTDEKLDRIQRYWRKHYGKEADPSFHLAYEHITGTLDERVVPQGFMFREIIPYLNDKSMMHFYKDKNVYDMLIDAENRPDSVLKCVNGQYFNADHLTISKGKALQTIFNTKEDLIIKHSLSDDGKGIGKLKFYKHAHYYNEKKLSLNEIEQVWGDNFIIQKVIKQHPVMAEPHKYSVNTVRIVTLRWNDSVHHLMSYARFGVGKSITDNAASEGMCIGIQPDGTFMNFSIGTDSKLHYVHPTTDFEFSKLGKIPDFEEVVESVLKLHDRILHENYVSWDIAIGLDGRPIFIEMNFWGATWKYQLSCQMPALGHFTEEILTAVKKDREKKQQVQQDKDRSLHTQT, from the coding sequence GTGAGTAACAAACGCGAACTCGAAATTAAACTCATCAATCAATCGATCAAAGCGATTCATTTCTCCGTCGACAGTCTAAATAATGAAGCTTACAGTGATGCCATAGAGATGTATAATACAGTTTTGAAAGCCTATGATTCTCTAATCAAACTGTACGAGGATTACGAGGGCAAGAATACATACATTCCTGACCAATTGAGGAGTATTGAAGCAGACCACAAATCTGTCATTAAGGCATTTGAAAAAGGAGAATGGAGAGGATTAAGTAATCGTATTCATTCAACAATATTATCAACCTACAAAACTCTATTGGAAACCTCTTTGGAACTGAAGGAATTCGAAGAGAAGAACGTTAATGTCTATGATAAATATTATGGCATGTTTAAAGAAGCAGGTTATTTAGAAAATGTTACTGATGAAAAATTGGATCGGATTCAGCGGTATTGGCGTAAACATTACGGGAAAGAAGCGGATCCTTCATTTCATTTGGCTTATGAACATATTACCGGCACTTTGGATGAGAGAGTTGTCCCGCAAGGCTTTATGTTCAGAGAAATTATTCCCTACTTGAATGACAAATCGATGATGCATTTTTACAAGGATAAAAATGTATACGATATGTTGATTGATGCAGAGAATCGCCCGGATAGTGTGCTGAAATGTGTCAACGGTCAATATTTTAATGCGGATCATCTCACAATATCAAAAGGTAAGGCCCTTCAGACGATTTTTAACACAAAAGAGGATTTGATCATAAAACACAGTTTATCTGATGATGGTAAGGGCATCGGTAAATTGAAATTCTATAAACATGCTCATTATTATAATGAGAAGAAGCTGTCGTTAAATGAGATCGAACAAGTATGGGGAGATAACTTCATCATACAGAAAGTGATCAAACAGCATCCGGTGATGGCTGAACCACATAAATATTCGGTGAATACAGTTCGTATTGTTACATTAAGATGGAATGACAGTGTTCATCATTTAATGAGTTATGCGAGGTTTGGCGTTGGAAAATCGATCACTGATAATGCTGCGAGTGAAGGTATGTGTATCGGAATTCAGCCCGATGGAACGTTTATGAATTTTTCGATTGGGACTGATTCCAAATTGCACTATGTACATCCAACAACAGATTTTGAATTTTCAAAGCTGGGTAAAATACCTGATTTTGAAGAAGTTGTTGAGTCTGTTTTGAAATTACACGATCGTATTCTACATGAAAACTATGTGTCATGGGATATTGCAATCGGACTGGATGGCAGACCTATATTTATCGAAATGAATTTTTGGGGCGCCACATGGAAATATCAGCTATCTTGCCAAATGCCAGCTCTAGGTCATTTTACTGAAGAAATCCTGACAGCAGTTAAAAAAGATAGAGAGAAAAAGCAACAGGTGCAACAAGATAAAGACCGCTCACTACATACACAAACATAA
- a CDS encoding carbon storage regulator, with translation MLVLGRKPGEYVVIDDQIIVKVVKGAGGQLRLAIDAPKSISIVRGETYESNKELVEVQSVVN, from the coding sequence ATGTTGGTATTAGGGAGAAAACCAGGCGAGTATGTAGTGATTGATGATCAGATTATTGTGAAAGTGGTAAAGGGTGCCGGGGGACAGTTGAGACTGGCCATCGATGCACCGAAGTCGATTTCGATCGTACGGGGCGAAACATATGAGAGCAATAAAGAGCTGGTGGAAGTACAAAGTGTAGTGAATTAA
- a CDS encoding flagellin N-terminal helical domain-containing protein — MIINNNIPAMNTHRQLGVNQNAMQNSMEKLSSGMRINRAGDDAAGLAISEKMRAQINGLDQASRNAQDGISLIQTAEGALDETHSILQRMRELAVQSANDTNTAEDRAEIQKEVDQLAAEITRVGDNTEFNTQTLLDGNLNNKFHIGANEGQNISVSVADMRSDALAVGTAYTADTTDATTGTLLGEDGETVVGTFQEAVEEVTDGDGNVTTEASLAGYYNGDDELVLASETTIDNGITGAIGIDVSSQEAADGAITTINSAIETVSAQRSELGAVQNRLEHTISNLDNSSENLSAAESRIRDVDMAAEMMEMTRANILSQASQSMLAQANQQPQSVLQLLG; from the coding sequence ATGATTATTAACAACAACATTCCAGCAATGAACACACATCGACAATTGGGTGTTAATCAAAATGCGATGCAAAATTCAATGGAAAAGCTTTCTTCAGGTATGCGGATCAATCGTGCAGGTGACGATGCTGCGGGTCTTGCGATTTCTGAAAAGATGCGTGCACAGATCAATGGTTTGGACCAGGCTAGCCGTAACGCTCAGGATGGTATTTCTTTGATCCAGACTGCAGAAGGTGCACTTGATGAGACGCACTCTATCCTTCAGCGTATGCGTGAGCTTGCAGTTCAGTCAGCGAACGATACTAATACTGCTGAGGACCGTGCTGAAATTCAAAAAGAAGTAGATCAACTTGCTGCCGAAATCACTCGTGTTGGAGATAATACTGAGTTTAATACTCAAACACTATTAGACGGTAATTTAAATAACAAATTCCATATTGGTGCAAATGAAGGACAAAACATTTCTGTTTCAGTTGCTGATATGCGTTCAGATGCATTAGCAGTAGGAACAGCTTATACTGCTGATACCACTGATGCTACAACAGGAACGTTGCTTGGAGAAGATGGAGAAACTGTCGTTGGTACATTCCAAGAAGCTGTTGAAGAAGTGACTGATGGAGATGGAAATGTTACTACGGAAGCCTCATTAGCCGGCTATTACAATGGCGACGATGAATTAGTCTTAGCCTCTGAAACTACAATAGATAATGGCATTACTGGTGCAATAGGAATTGATGTTTCTAGTCAAGAAGCTGCGGATGGTGCAATTACTACTATAAATTCAGCTATCGAAACAGTTTCAGCGCAGCGCTCTGAGCTTGGTGCAGTTCAAAACCGTTTAGAGCACACCATCTCTAACCTGGACAATTCGTCTGAAAACCTGTCCGCTGCGGAATCCCGTATCCGTGACGTTGACATGGCCGCTGAGATGATGGAGATGACGCGTGCGAACATCCTGTCTCAAGCTTCTCAGTCCATGCTAGCACAGGCAAACCAGCAGCCGCAGTCCGTACTGCAGCTTCTTGGTTAA